The Trichoderma atroviride chromosome 5, complete sequence genome contains a region encoding:
- a CDS encoding uncharacterized protein (EggNog:ENOG41), translated as MGSLPKDYFVKSLQYTRKTFQDVYPAIDPSSSANSLAGKIAIITGASRGIGARGIAPSLATAGVHGLVLVARDEAKMKEVETEVHRINPKIETLLVALDITDEAAVKQLYTSIRERYGRAADILVANAAVNAATNGGGPVLHEAAVDKWWSNFEINVKGFFILSKYFISSLPTPTSPATIINISTSGAWLVFPIAAPYSVSKLASQQWCTHLNAAYKGTLTVVSIHPGLVETDMNADFTDFDLDTPALTGGLCAWVAADPARSEFLSGRVICANWDVEELVARKSDIVAKNELTMDLTGSFGSEQFSAA; from the exons atgggGTCTCTTCCAAAAGATTATTTCGTCAAGTCTTTGCAGTATACTAGGAAAACATTCCAAGATGTTTACCCAGCAATCGACCCATCTAGCTCTGCTAATTCTCTTGCCGGAAAGATTGCCATAATAACAGGCGCAAGTCGTGGAATTGGTGCCAGG GGAATCGCCCCCTCGCTGGCCACGGCAGGGGTCCACGGTTTGGTCCTTGTTGCACGCGATGAGGCCAAGATGAAAGAAGTCGAAACCGAAGTTCATCGAATTAATCCCAAGATCGAAACACTGCTCGTTGCATTGGATATCACGGACGAGGCTGCTGTGAAACAACTATACACCAGTATTCGAGAGCGATACGGCCGTGCTGCAGACATATTGGTGGCCAATGCCGCAGTAAACGCCGCGACGAATGGGGGTGGCCCAGTCCTTCATGAAGCAGCTGTCGATAAGTGGTGGTCAAACTTT GAAATCAACGTCAAGGGCTTCTTCATCCTATCCAAATACTTCATATCCTCTCTTCCCACGCCAACTTCGCCagccaccatcatcaacattAGCACCTCTGGAGCATGGCTTGTTTTCCCCATTGCCGCCCCTTATAGCGTCAGCAAACTTGCTAGCCAGCAGTGGTGTACACACCTCAATGCGGCTTATAAAGGCACTCTCACGGTTGTGAGCATCCATCCCGGACTTGTAGAGACGGATATGAATGCAGACTTCACAGACTTTGATCTCGATACCCCGGCGTTGACGGGAGGTCTATGTGCTTGGGTGGCTGCAGATCCAGCACGATCTGAGTTTCTTAGTGGCAGGGTCATATGTGCTAATTGGGATGTTGAAGAGTTGGTGGCTCGGAAATCTGATATCGTGGCCAAGAATGAGTTGACAATGGACTTGACGGGTAGTTTTGGTAGTGAGCAGTTTTCGGCTGCATAA
- a CDS encoding uncharacterized protein (EggNog:ENOG41): MSAMAEHFYEAITQSLLEYEPSLPPPYQEEGGHLSPAQQAPSLYYRNFPSMMIIQAGWSKSFTVNDANSKEVLYLAEFHPFGWFCPEPLGARGGFILHNGVTRKDPVLAATGDVTIFEQRVNPFSNESKILLPPLAKKDNVKASTTVGETETMVGRCTANNGVAFRFFIEVGRNMRREKLEWRSAGKGGDGRVAWELMRLPSASRRIPPEGEVIAKLSWLPASIINVVNPMSTKPIFTLQLMNSLESGLLGERCVLTVVMSALRLWHLRIKGKDKRSYIRIGDNSQGR; the protein is encoded by the coding sequence ATGAGCGCTATGGCGGAGCACTTTTACGAGGCCATCACTCAAAGTTTATTGGAATATGAACCCAGTTTGCCGCCCCCTTATCAAGAAGAGGGCGGCCACCTATCCCCAGCACAACAAGCGCCATCGTTATACTACCGCAATTTCCCTTCAATGATGATAATACAAGCCGGATGGTCGAAATCTTTCACAGTCAATGACGCAAATTCGAAGGAAGTTCTATATCTGGCAGAATTCCATCCCTTTGGATGGTTCTGCCCAGAGCCACTTGGTGCAAGGGGAGGCTTCATCTTACATAATGGAGTCACTCGCAAAGATCCTGTTCTTGCTGCAACTGGCGACGTCACTATTTTTGAACAAAGAGTCAATCCATTCAGTAACGAGAGTAAGATTCTGCTGCCACCACTGGCTAAGAAAGACAATGTCAAGGCGTCGACGACAGTTGGCGAAACTGAGACAATGGTTGGGAGATGCACGGCAAACAATGGTGTTGCGTTTCGATTTTTCATTGAAGTTGGGCGTAACATGAGGAGGGAGAAGCTAGAATGGAGAAGTGCTGGCAAAGGTGGCGATGGAAGAGTTGCGTGGGAGTTGATGAGACTCCCTAGTGCTTCGCGAAGAATTCCTCCAGAAGGGGAAGTAATTGCTAAACTCTCATGGTTACCCGCTTCCATAATCAATGTGGTCAACCCAATGAGCACCAAGCCAATCTTTACACTGCAGCTGATGAATAGTCTGGAATCTGGCCTGTTGGGTGAGCGCTGTGTCCTTACGGTGGTCATGAGCGCGCTGAGACTATGGCACTTGCGTATAAAGGGAAAAGATAAGAGGTCTTACATTAGGATTGGAGACAATTCGCAAGGTAGATGA
- a CDS encoding uncharacterized protein (EggNog:ENOG41) produces the protein MASTNKQWVSKLDGVDKLEFTEGEVPVPKDGEVLVKIHTVSLNYRDIEVCEGQYAHHSNPDDFKAGIVPCSDMCGTVVESKSPLLSTGTRVMSIFAQAHLSGALKPSDLATGLGLPLPGVLTEYRCFDAKSLVKVPKYLTDEEASCLPIASVTAWMALNWMRPIGKAFQAVEIYGQDPEQKKVETVLLQGTGGVSIAGLQIAKAAGLKAVITSSSDEKLEEAKKLGADHTINYRTYWEWQDRVLEATEGNGADYIVEVGGAKTLRKSFESVSFGGTISCIGYVSGKEDTDDDKDKASSWNKLNVNVLALRKNVTLKGLINGGKDRFEEMVRFYEDKEIRPVVCKVFGLEEAKEAMGYVQGGEALWQGCDKDCVICLCEGI, from the exons ATGGCATCGACTAATAAGCAGTGGGTTTCTAAGCTGGATGGGGTAGATAAGCTGGAGTTTACGGAGGGAGAGGTGCCCGTGCCGAAGGATGGAGAGGTGTTGGTGAAGATTCATACTGTGAGCTTGAACTATCGGGATATCGAAG TCTGCGAAGGCCAATATGCCCATCACTCAAATCCCGACGACTTCAAGGCCGGCATCGTTCCCTGCTCTGACATGTGCGGCACCGTTGTCGAGAGTAAATCGCCGCTCCTCAGCACCGGCACTCGCGTCATGTCTATTTTCGCTCAGGCTCATCTCTCCGGGGCGCTGAAGCCGTCTGACTTGGCTACGGGACTGGGCCTGCCTCTCCCCGGAGTGTTGACCGAGTATCGGTGTTTCGATGCAAAGTCGCTGGTCAAAGTGCCCAAGTACTTGACCGATGAGGAGGCCAGTTGTCTGCCGATTGCCAGCGTGACGGCGTGGATGGCGCTGAACTGGATGAGGCCTATTGGCAAGGCGTTCCAGGCGGTGGAGATTTATGGCCAGGATccggagcagaagaaggtCGAGACGGTGTTGCTGCAGGGCACGGGAGGGGTGAGCATTGCGGGACTGCAGATTGCAAAGGCGGCTGGGTTGAAGGCCGTCATCACGTCTTCGTCGgatgagaagctcgaggaggcgaagaagctcGGCGCGGATCACACGATCAACTACCGCACGTACTGGGAGTGGCAGGACCGCGTGCTGGAGGCCACGGAGGGCAATGGCGCAGACTACATTGTCGAAGTGGGCGGTGCAAAGACGCTGCGAAAGAGCTTTGAGAGCGTTTCGTTTGGCGGGACGATTAGCTGCATTGGCTATGTGTCTGGCAAAGAGGATACTGATgacgacaaggacaaggcgtCGAGCTGGAATAAGCTGAATGTGAATGTGCTGGCGCTGAGGAAGAATGTTACGCTCAAGGGGCTGATTAATGGCGGCAAGGATAGGTTTGAGGAGATGGTGAGGTTTTACGAGGACAAGGAGATACGGCCGGTGGTGTGCAAGGTGTTTGGGCTGGAGGAGGCGAAGGAGGCGATGGGGTATGTGCAGGGGGGGGAAGCACTTTGGCAAGGTTGTGATAAAGATTGCGTGATTTGCTTGTGCGAGGGTATATAG
- a CDS encoding uncharacterized protein (EggNog:ENOG41~BUSCO:EOG092D3AVM): protein MAQQPHDMTYLDYGTATNRSPSSSRQNYGFAPGLSMPRQTQRPFDAPLPSNNLYSSDRLAGSYGSRAMDTISGGGAMPGYMMDNGQTWNYNGAGVATVGGNVHGSQRQRSVNRRAALPTNWTEHGGMGMPNLQSYSNGLAGASMSNGGLRVDAPGSHPSPNSLQSVGNDADQLIPTAIVIKNIPFAVRKETLASIMLDMHLPQPYAFNYHFDNGVFRGLAFANFQSAEDTRIVIEAMNGMDVHGRKLRVEYKKMLPEAERERIEREKRERRGQLEEQHRAPILHSQSSLQSLGGMSQAQARTPSAAPASSISHLGDIDLNDPQTLEFYTELAMFRRDDSREILVFPPGIAPEHRRSIHILAHHMGLEHQSIGEADSRQLTVLKRRQPSPTADLHTPPASSLDVHKRGLSRAATFDFAADRESRAASSNYAHLVGRHGPTLELPGSPDGAGIPNNLRAAKSFADLRSFTPSPSQASSSYLAPGSGLSGMTPASTARFGDYLSNGSQSQSGNPSTPGAKNDNGLVSGLSGLSLSPFEASGLQSQARNTPGAIGSQRPSANGNGTTKGAPERQPRGPEWETSNGFGRTRANGHMQRGSDSSDNGARVGTSSTNASRYH, encoded by the exons ATGGCTCAACAGCCCCACGACATGACTTATCTCGATTACGGCACGGCCACCAACCGGTCGCCTAGCTCCTCGAGACAAAATTATGGCTTTGCCCCTGGCCTGTCCATGCCCCGACAGACGCAGCGACCCTTTGATGCACCTCTGCCTTCAAACAACCTTTACTCCTCCGATAGACTGGCCGGTAGCTATGGAAGCCGAGCCATGGACACTAttagcggcggcggtgccaTGCCTGGATACATGATGGATAACGGCCAAACATGGAACTACAACGGCGCCGGTGTGGCTACCGTCGGAGGCAACGTGCATGGCTCACAAAGGCAGCGAAGCGTTAACCGCCGCGCTGCTTTGCCGACT AACTGGACCGAACATGGTGGAATGGGCATGCCTAACCTTCAGTCCTACTCGAATGGCCTTGCTGGCGCTTCCATGTCAAACGGTGGCCTCCGTGTTGATGCTCCTGGATCTCACCCGTCCCCAAACAGCCTTCAGTCTGTCGGAAACGACGCAGATCAGCTGATTCCTACTGCCATTGTTATCAAGAATATTCCATTCGCCGTGCGCAAAGAAACTCTTGCTTCGATCATGCTGGATATGCATCTCCCCCAACCCTATGCCTTCAACTACCACTTTGATAATGGAGTTTTCAGAGGACTCGCCTTTGCCAATTTCCAGTCCGCCGAAGATACTCGTATCGTAATCGAGGCGATGAATGGAATGGACGTTCATGGCCGGAAGCTGCGAGTCGAGTACAAGAAGATGCTTCCCGAGGCTGAGCGCGAGCGTATCgagcgagaaaagagggagCGCCGAGGTcagctggaggagcagcaccGCGCTCCTATTCTGCACAGCCAGAGCTCGCTTCAGAGTCTGGGTGGAATGTCCCAAGCTCAGGCGCGCACCCCTTCTGCCGCCCctgcctcttccatctctcatctcg GCGATATTGATCTGAACGACCCCCAGACCCTTGAATTCTACACCGAACTTGCCATGTTTCGAAGAGATGATTCGCGTGAAATCTTGGTGTTCCCTCCTGGAATTGCACCCGAGCACCGCCGGTCTATCCACATCCTCGCTCACCACATGGGCCTTGAGCACCAGTCTATTGGTGAAGCTGACTCCCGACAGCTAACCGTGCTGAAGCGACGACAGCCCTCCCCTACCGCCGATCTCCATACGCCCCctgccagcagcttggatgTTCACAAGCGTGGCTTGAGCCGGGCTGCCACATTCGACTTTGCCGCCGACCGAGAGTCTCGagcggccagcagcaactaTGCTCATCTTGTTGGTCGACATGGGCCTACTCTTGAACTTCCTGGTAGCccagatggagctggaattCCCAACAACCTGCGTGCTGCCAAGAGCTTTGCCGACCTTCGCTCGTTTACTCCCAGCCCCTCTCAGGCATCATCGAGCTACCTGGCTCCTGGCAGCGGACTGAGCGGTATGACGCCTGCATCGACTGCTCGATTCGGTGACTATCTCAGCAACGGTAGCCAATCTCAGAGTGGAAACCCAAGCACTCCCGGTGCAAAGAATGATAATGGCCTTGTCAGTGGCCTCAGCGGGCTGAGCCTGTCTCCTTTCGAGGCGAGCGGGCTGCAGTCCCAGGCACGCAACACTCCTGGTGCAATTGGCAGCCAGCGACCCAGCGCCAACGGCAATGGCACTACCAAGGGTGCCCCTGAGAGGCAGCCGCGTGGCCCAGAATGGGAGACCTCGAACGGCTTTGGTCGTACTCGAGCAAATGGCCACATGCAACGCGGTAGTG ATTCCTCAGACAATGGAGCTCGCGTTGGCACCAGCTCCACTAATGCTTCACGATATCACTAA